A genomic segment from Gorilla gorilla gorilla isolate KB3781 chromosome 3, NHGRI_mGorGor1-v2.1_pri, whole genome shotgun sequence encodes:
- the HSD17B13 gene encoding 17-beta-hydroxysteroid dehydrogenase 13, with amino-acid sequence MNIILEILLLLITIIYSYLESLVKFFIPQRRKSVAGEIVLITGAGHGIGRQTAYEFAKQQSILVLWDINKRGVEETAAECRKLGVTAHAYVVDCSNREEIYRSLNQVKKEVGDVTIVVNNAGTVYPADLLSTKDEEITKTFEVNILGHFWITKALLPLMMERNHGHIVTVASVCGHEGIPYLIPYCSSKFAAVGFHRGLTSELQALGKTGIKTSCLCPVFVNTGFTKNPSTRLWPVLETDEVVRSLIDGILTNKKMIFVPSYINIFLRLQKFLPERASAILNRMQNIQFEAVVGHKIKMK; translated from the exons ATGAACATCATCCTAGAAATCCTTCTGCTTCTGATTACCATCATCTACTCCTACTTGGAGTCGTTGGTGAAGTTTTTCATTCCTCAGAGGAGAAAATCTGTGGCTGGGGAGATTGTTCTCATTACTGGAGCTGGGCATGGAataggcaggcagactgcttatGAATTTGCAAAACAACAGAGCATATTGGTTCTGTGGGATATTAATAAG CGCGGTGTGGAGGAAACTGCAGCTGAGTGCCGAAAACTAGGCGTCACTGCGCATGCGTATGTGGTAGACTGCAGCAACAGAGAAGAGATCTATCGCTCTCTAAATCAG GTGAAGAAAGAAGTGGGTGATGTAACAATCGTGGTGAATAATGCTGGGACAGTATATCCAGCCGATCTTCTCAGCACCAAGGATGAAGAGATTACCAAGACATTTGAGGTCAACATCCTAGGACATTTTTGG ATCACAAAAGCACTTCTTCCATTGATGATGGAGAGAAATCATGGCCACATCGTCACAGTGGCTTCAGTGTGCGGCCACGAAGGGATTCCTTACCTCATCCCATATTG TTCCAGCAAATTTGCCGCTGTTGGCTTTCACAGAGGTCTGACATCAGAACTTCAGGCCTTGGGAAAAACTGGTATCAAAACCTCATGTCTCTGCCCAGTTTTTGTGAATACTGGGTTCACCAAAAATCCAAGCACAAG ATTATGGCCTGTATTGGAGACAGATGAAGTTGTAAGAAGTCTGATAGATGGAATACTTACcaataagaaaatgatttttgttCCATCATATATCAATATCTTTCTGAGACTACAGAA GTTTCTTCCTGAACGCGCCTCAGCGATTTTAAATCGTATGCAGAATATTCAATTTGAAGCAGTGGTTGGCcacaaaatcaaaatgaaatga